The genomic stretch CATGATTTTCGCAATGACTGCATTCGGCAGACTCAGCTCTctttcaaaaaactactcttGAATCAGAAAAATTTGTCCACCAACGGAAAATATTCAGTTTGCTAagacaaatacgtgtgcaaagttccaTTTAAATCTAAAGTGGTCGGTTAAATTTTTTCAACGCAGAAGAACCGTCACTATCGAAGCTTTTCTCAATTCTTGCCAAACTACGCTTTTTTAACGATAAACCGACCCCTAATGTATTGCGACAATAATAATATTTCTTGACTTGACAGAATGGTATTTGGCCCTCTTTATATTGGGTTGAAATTAAGACAAACTATTGCTGTTCAACATGAATTTAGTTTCAtgccatgttttttttaatttttaattgataTTATCTGGAAAGTATTTGGAACTGGTTTTGCTGAAAAGTGACACTCTCTAGAAAACTTGTTCGGAAACCCATTTTTTGAAGAGAAGACGTACAGCTACAATATTGTATAAGAGTGATTTATTGACactaaaaatataataaaaatcacaaaatcatgACAACATTTTCCATAATTCATATTGTTCGATTTGTATCACCATGTGTATACTAATAGACTGTTTTATATTACATTGACTGAAAGCTATTCTTTGATTGTAAAACTCTTTTATGTTCACTCTGCGTATAATCAAAAGCTGCGCTATTATTCCAGTGATATAAACGTCTTCCAACTTGAGAAATGTTCGAGATAAAGAAGCGTTGTACAATTCCGGAACTATGTCAGAAGTCATCAAATACGCGGGGCCTGGAAGACAGAGTACCGTAATTGATATGAATGAGTAATAATTTAACGTGAGGTATTCCCAAAACAACACCAGCTATTTACTATCATATTAGAATACAAAGAGCAATGATATTAGAATACAAAGGACAAAGAGCGGCAGGCAAAATTGCGAAAATGTTCAAACCTTAATATTGGGTTAATTTTGTGTAACTTACGACTTATTTCCGTTAACAGTGTATGTATTTGGTTAAGTTTGCTTTCAAGTGATGCATCAAAACATTCGGTTTTTTGCCACCATTACACTACCAAGTTGTTATCTGTTTTACGAGATACTGCCGCAACTATTGCTATtataacgtatgaggaaaaaaatccgaacaaactttcaattacaaattaaaatcttgcgcaacttatttttctatactcGTTTGTTCATTCAAGTAAGGTAACTTATTAacaaacctcataggaaaaCTCAGTtccacatcgcgctgatttcctgatcctgtggggtacttgctttatagTATCCTGAATTctggatgtttcaattgttttcagCTCCTTCttaatttttctatcaaacaatcgacgttttttgctctgtatcctttatggtagaccattcgcttcatttttgctcagaaagtttcaatagactgaagatgtggcacattttgaggattatatcctctcggaataaacccgatattgTCTTGCCGCAAGtccgctaaagttgcattatcatagtttgacaatgcaaggtctggccaaaacactactctgtcatttttatggtacttatattTAAGGTTTTAAACCCATTTCATGCAGTTACTTGTTCATCGTTTTTGAATCAATCGGGtatttattgcccagctcacgatatgaaTATGCCGACCGACCAGGCGTTTCCGCTCTCAACTTCGCTCGAATtttgctctcttgcaaagtgcattttcgtccggaaccagattttctTATGAAGGTATTTCCATACTCgaagagtttgtcaataatgtatatgaatgttttttttctatctttagaATAGTGCAACacttcattttcagatttttctttatttcgctcacaaaaaattgcaaatcaatttacgacgatcttcttccgaccacgccttttttttcaactaagcgtcacttgacagaatcgactgtttgtgttaccagttatataaaagtggatcttcattttgtggaaaggaatttttcgatttgtgcagcacttcgaaatcgtagaccaatttaaaagttgttcggatttttttcctcacacgttaaCCGTTGAGGATTTCTTACAGACATACTCGACATGGCTCCCAAACGTGAGTTTGTGGTCGACTATTACCCCAAGAGTTTTAGAgatcactttgaaaaaatagttGATTCTCCGAAACTGATAATCGCCTGTTGCACAGACTTGCGATTATTCGTAACtttgacctccgtcttatgatacGTCAACACTCGCTTCATGAAATACATACAGTCCTCGACCGCACCAGTTGAGTATACTATACGCGCTGTCAACTCAACCTCTCTGATCGGCTTGGCGTAGACCTTTAGGGTTATGTCGTCCGCAAGTCCAACGATCACAATTTCTTCAGGGAATTTTAGCTCAATACACCGTCATACATGGTACTCCACAAAACAGGATGGAACCTgacggtacccctgcggtgattgggacgcatttCTGACCCTCTCCATGTTGCCTAGcatgacgattgcgcaatagcgattGATCATGTCTTGCACTGGAGTGCTACCTTCGCCGTTTTGGCGACGTTGTGGTCAGCATCTACCGTAGATATGCCTTTCCGGAAGCACATTGGTGTGGTGATAGATCTATATGCTGATGGGTCGTCTGGTGGTTTTCCCGGCATGCAGCCTTTGTCGGTAGTCATCCTGGCACCTCTGCATTGCTACTTGTAACCACCCAGGGCCACTTTATGACTGTCCTATTAGCCAAACTCGGTGTTCTCTTTTACTCAtgttagggagttggcgatcacgatgcgTTCCTTATTAGTAACCATTACCTTTACACCTTTACACCATATCtcacagctggtctcgaggtacgatgctggcctaacaagccagtcgtcgtaggttcgagtctcggctcgggagagactgtgttattgtcagtaggatcgtagcgctagccccgcaattgtccagtacactcaacagttggctgcgaagtctgtgtataataaacagaaggtcgagttccgatacggaatgtagcaccaaggctttgcttttttacctTTACACCTGTCTTTGCACGACTGCCGCCAGTCACGTTTTGGATGTTCGTAAGTTGGTTCGTGGCATGAAGTTTTCTTCAATGATCcactccagcatcgctggtaaCCGCCCTGCAACCGTCGACTTGCAGATGGTTGGAGTTCTGATTCTATCCGCTGCTTACCGTCCCGTGTTATGATGGTTTATGGATACTACAGcggaccgcctggtggtcgatAATGGTGTAACCATCGTTCACCCTCCAGatgatttggccacattcaacaatCGCCGGCTTGCGAGCTTGCCATGCGAGCACAGATTTCGAAAACACTCGTACTCTACAGGACGCGACGGAATCCAAACAGTTTCAATATGTCCCTGTGCACACGTTTTAGGGTTCGGTCTATGTCACATTTATAACAAAACTTCCGAGCAGGGCAAGCTCCCCACAGTTTGAAAACAGGCCCGACTAATCTTCCTGctgtagggtaacgggggtattttggcccacatgcatattctggcccacccggtaacattttacgcattttatctgagaAATCAATGtatattagaaaactatacatgcaacattgaataacacacctaagaatcatactacactataattttcggcgaaaaactggctctaggtagtgttattttgaaattacttcatacatattcaaagtcatggctgagtcaacccaaagtcaagaggaagtggtaatatacaagtcaacgtccggaagctattgtaacaaatatgtatgcttttgaaacaattcgttgttgtagtaacatcaataaaatgtcataggaacagtttgtatactctaacatgttggaaaaagttgaaaaagtggttaaacgcatggctgaaatatgtttgcctttttctgaagcaaacatattttgaccatgccaagttttgacatctctttgattaccgttcggccgttgcacgtgaacaaagaaccagcttgtgacaatttacaggtaattacttcttaatttatcacatttaccgatatgaaattagatgagaatgcctgtcaaaccactgtgagccaaatcatttcatttttagatgcctaaaatttacaaaaattcacagcagaagaaTGTTCTCCtaaaacccactatttttgctttaaaaataccgatgatgatcttaaatataattagtccgaactatttccatacacgtctgtagatataaaggtgggccaaagtaaaaatttggtggaccaaaatatgtttttagcacttcgtagaaattttgatatttctaggatattttttaatatatagcattgttgaacggtgtatattaaaatagacacttagcttttaacaatggtataatagagtaggtatttatgttgaaaaattgtgtttgttttcaatgaactgtgcgaacacttcccaaagctggccaaaatacccccgttaccctatcttattaaatttttcgaaataatCGAGAGGAAAGTAAATTATATCGACACAGCATTGTGCTCTCGTTCGTCCACTTTTCTAAAAGGTTTGACTTAAGTGACTTGCAGCAACCCCGGTTCACCGTACTAAATTCGGATCAGCTTGCTGGTCTTCCTCCAAAATGGAAGATCTTTTTGACCTCGGCACACCGCCACACAACTTCGCAGAGATAGTTCGTCGTAGTTTTTGGATACATTGACAAGTGCATAATAACTAAGACTTTATATAGACGAATGTTTAACAAATAAAGAAACTTACCGGTGGTAAACGGTGGAAATAATGGAGGGGAATATTGCTCTGGACTCAGATAGTACTTAGATTCTTCATTGCGAACCGGTGTCCAATTTTCCGCTAGTCGGCCGAAAATGGACCGCTTATGGCTTGCGTGTGTTTCAATAAACTGCAGCAACTTTGGTACGTTGATAAACATGTCATCATCAGTTTTCAACAGATATCTTGCTTCGGGACAATTTATACTTGTCCATTCTAACAAGAAAATAGTTTTCAGTGTAAGATTGTTGTAACTATCTAAAAAATTCCCTCTAATCAGATCGCTGTACATGTAGTTTTCTGCTGATAGTTGATCTTCTACAGGTTGATCATGCGTACGACCAAGAATAAATCCTATTGCAACATCTCGTCTTATACCATAATGTCCCCAAGATTGTCTGATTGACAATCGGTGCTCTCTGTGGGTTGGTGCTGATGtaatcaaaatcaataatttaATGTCGGACGGAACCATTGTTCGGAAAAATATGTCTTCTCTCGTAAATATCTGTAACCTTCGCGTCTTTCTTCATTGCATCGTCTACGTACTTGGGTGAAGCTGTTCTGTTCAACGTGAAATGATGTAACACTGCGCGTTCAGATTTTATAGCTTCGAAGAGTTTAACTATCTTTTGTATATTATTAAGAATAATTTCTGGTTTAACTGTTGATTCATTCGTAAATAAAGCCAACTTGTCTTGTATTAAATACGCATTGAGCGTATCGTTAGCATTAGCAGAAAGTGACGGAAAACTCTTCCCAGAGCTGTTGGGTGTTGGTTCGAAATAACGTTTCGTTTCGATTTCGAACTGCCTGGGGCTCAACGCAGTATAAAAGATGATGGTTGTTAAAATAATGGCTCCGAAAACTAAATGTGTAGTTCTAAAATTAatgagattattttttttctgcagatCTGATCCAACCATTGTTTATTCTAATGTGAAATAAtctgtgaacaaatgaaaagttATTAAATATGTATACAATAAATTTCGAATAATTATAACCATGTGATCTTTCATACCGAATCTTTCACAAATTTTTGTGCGTTCATTCGCAACAATGTTTATACCAGTTACACGTATACCTCAACTGAATTTAATGAGAGACTTTTGAGAACATCACACACTAGAGTATCTATTTACATTGAAAACATGTTCAATATCCGGTTAAGGTCCGCACTTGTGTAAATAAGTTTAGGGCAttttcagcggtggtctatttgtGGAGCAATTTTATACCTACTTGATTTACGTCAGCGCAATCTGAACAGAACCggctaatatagaccaatttttgtgcatttttttactttttattcaaTATCAATACTTAAAAGTTCAATACTTAAAAATTCAATACTTAAAAGTGAATATTCGGGTAAATTAAGACATTTTACACACCAATTGGTATTATGTATTATGTATTGTACAAAgtgttttagaacgatctttTCCCTGTCTCGAAAAGTGACAGAAACGTAAAGCAGTTTCAAAATTTCATTGTTAAGGTTTGGTATTCAACAAAATATTCAGCGGAggtgcagagaaaaaaaaataataataaataataactaTAATAATAACTATAATAATACCTTACAGCGATTTATACAACAGCTGAAGATGCCTTCATGAGATTTGAAACAATTGCAATATGCCTATACTTAACTTAGGTGTTATTGCGTAATGCACGCGACAAACGAAAGATTTTCAATAAGATATATCAGACTTAAATAAACACAATTTAAAATCTCCTTAAAGAAAACCAGTAATGTTATGTTATTCCACTGATACGAACACAACTGTCATCGGCATACCGTACGGACAACATCAAAAACGTAAATCGCATCATTTTCGTTTCATATACTTCCACTGAAGTTGCTTCTAACTTGATTAGCATATCGATTTACCATTCCGTGGCTTTCCTCGTTTCCCATTATCTCTACTATTACTCGAAAATTGCTCGTCTAATCTCAATCTACTGTAAATAATCCAACATGTtgttgaattcaaaataaactttGTACTGCCACCTGAgcgaatgggagaaagaggaaaaaaaccAACAAACGGCAACTCACAAAGTCGGTTACCGAATTTTATGGCGCttaaatttgaataattgaTTTATCATTTTCCTCTGCTCGGAGTCACCGTGGCCAGCAGCATCCCGGCATCATTCGGCAAGCAACCTGTGGTTCGACCCACTGTCGACCTCAGAACCGAGATTGAAGCGCTTCTGGTCTCACCTGGTTCGTGTGTGTGAATAGTGGATGAACTGGAAATGAAAACTATGAAAATTCTTCCGTCCGTGCCAACGGTTTTGCTGGagattgtttattttgtttcgcAATATATCCGACACTGGACTTCCGAAAGACAGCTGATTTGCCATTTGATTTGAAATGACGTTGAAGacggttgcaaaaaaaaaaacctgaataaaAAACATTATTAAAATTTCATCATCGTAATCATTATCGAACCACTTCCTCAGCATCGGCAAGCCGAGCCGTACGGCCTTTGGCGGCACCAACCGGCCGGAAACTAGCCAGATATGAGTGATTTTCCTCTAGATGCGGCATCGCTGCCTGCTGGCGTTTACCCAATTAGAGTTTCCATTGTATTCCGCTGAGATTCTGCCATGCCGCGCGATGAAACCGTGCTGAGAAATGGGTTGGAATAATCGGTTGAaaacattccgcgtcgaacacccgacagaaacggacgtgcaaagtggtcgttctattacaatccggtccgtgtgtacgaatagccaaacaaaagagtgtattattcaaggccatcagttgacagtcgagtccgtgtcgctgtgctgagtgatctcacacccggctcactgctggtggctgtattggtgctgctgtactggtgctgctggctgctttgggtgcagctttgaacgatcggacaaccactgctggaaggaagaagtaaataggtacgtgttcttgtcggcgctagtgcgctagtgcgctacattcagcgcgatggatatagatccctcgcctcccgtgccaccatccccgaacccccctgaccctgacccttctgttaccccctcccctgttcattctccagtcccccctcgccccaggctttacccggacggatctcaacagggcagctatactgtttattttcgtccaaaggcaggagtgaattcaaagcgattaaacatactgcaaatttctaaagacctgacgaaggggtacaaggccgtgaccgaaatttccaaggtccgacctagcaagctccgtgtcgtggtcagtgatctggcacaggccaatgctatcgcttgctctgagctcttcacacgcgagtatcgcgtttacatacccgcacgagacgtggagatcgacggtgtcataaccgattcgagtctgtctgtcgactggatttttgaaaatttcaatgtacccgatccaattaaaatttttcttacagcattcctcccaacagttagatcatttttgaagcagttgactgcccaatggcccctccttgcagcgattgtatccttcgatgcctaattcaactgcgtatatgaaggattctatctctgtcttacagtggaattgtagaagtattttaccaaaaattgattcttttaaagttttgataaataaaaacaaatgcgatgcattttccctttgtgaaacttggcttacttcaaatattgatctcaacttccatgattttaatattattcgccttgatcgagacaccccatatggaggagtacttttagggattaaaaagtgctattctttctatcgtattaacctcccctcgattccaggcatcgaagttgtcgcatgtcaaatgacaatacaaggtaaagagctttgtattgcctcaatatatattcctcccagagcacaggttgggcaacggttgctctttgatttaatagaacttcttccctcgccacgtttgattttgggagacttcaactctcatggcgtggcttggggttccccatacaatgataaccgctcctctttaatctataacctttgcgataacttcgacatgactattttaaacaacggtgaaatgacacgtatcccgaaacctccagcgcgcccaagcgctttggatctatccttatgttcgacgtcgttacggttggattgcacatggaaggtaatcctcgatcctcacggtagcgaccatttgcctattcttatttcaattaataacgggtcaactcgcatgcgaccaattaacattccgtatgacctcacacggaatgtcgattggaagttatacgaggaaatgatttcaaaagcggtcgagtcgattcaacatcatccaccacttgaagaatacaacctcctcgcgggtttgattctcgacgccgcgttgcaagcccaaacgaagaaatatcccggcgtaacgatcaaagaacggcctcccactccgtggtgggaccaagagtgctccgatgtctacacgcaaagatccgacgcgtttaaggcctaccagaagggaggtatacccgacgactatatacggtattcggagcttaataccaagcttaaaagcctggctaaagcaaagaaccgcggatattggcgtcggttcgtgaacgagacgtcgagggagacatcgatgagcactctttggaacacagcccgaagaatgcggagtcgcgtaacggtcaacgaaagcgaggagtcttcaagtcggtggatatttgattttgccaggaaagtatgtccggactctgttcctgcgcaaaacttgttcgcgatacgtctccgggtcacgacgcgatagaatcaccttttacgatggcagaattttcagttgccctcctgtcctgtaacaataacgcacctgggttagatagaatcaaattcaacttgttgaagaatctacccggcaatgccaagaggcgcttgttgaacttgttcaataagttcctggagcaaaacattgtaccgcaggattggaggcaagtgaaggtgatcgccatccaaaaaccaggaaaaccagcttctgatcacaactcttataggccgattgcaatgctatcctgtatccggaaattgatggaaaaaatgatactccgtcgtttagaccattgggtcgaatcaaatggtctactatcaggtactcaatttggcttccgccgtgccaaagggacgaatgatagtcttgcgttgctttcaacagatattcagctggcgtatgctcgcaaagaacaaatggcgtctgcgttcttggacattaagggggcttt from Wyeomyia smithii strain HCP4-BCI-WySm-NY-G18 chromosome 3, ASM2978416v1, whole genome shotgun sequence encodes the following:
- the LOC129732955 gene encoding beta-1,3-galactosyltransferase 1-like, translated to MVPSDIKLLILITSAPTHREHRLSIRQSWGHYGIRRDVAIGFILGRTHDQPVEDQLSAENYMYSDLIRGNFLDSYNNLTLKTIFLLEWTSINCPEARYLLKTDDDMFINVPKLLQFIETHASHKRSIFGRLAENWTPVRNEESKYYLSPEQYSPPLFPPFTTGPAYLMTSDIVPELYNASLSRTFLKLEDVYITGIIAQLLIIRRVNIKEFYNQRIAFSQCNIKQSISIHMVIQIEQYELWKMLS